The sequence below is a genomic window from Physeter macrocephalus isolate SW-GA unplaced genomic scaffold, ASM283717v5 random_1392, whole genome shotgun sequence.
tcaaaaggcACTGTTAAGAGATTGAAAAGTTGAGATGGGGGGGAGATATTCATAGTACAAATATTCAAAACAGAATCCTTACCCAGAATGGGTAACAAGCTCCTACAGATCATTAAGAAAAAGGCATAGAAAAGAGGCAGAAGCACTGAAGAGACACACATCTTCACAAAGGAAGATGCCagtggggacttccttggtggtccagtggttaagactctgtgctcccaatgcaggggtccaggggttcgatccctggtcagggagctagatcccacacgctgcaacgaagatcctgactgctgcaactaaagacccggtgcagccaaataaataaatattaaaaaggaagatgaCAATGGCCAGTAACTTCATTCTTAAGGAAAGTGCTGCACCAGGCGGTGACAGGCCGTAGGCAGTGTGGGCGCAGACACACTGGAGCCAGGGCACAGCCACCCCGGAAGACTGTTGGGTAGTGTCCTCTAGAGCTGGACAAACACCTCTGACCCCACAACTCTCCAAGAGCGCCAAAAGAAATGTTccagaatgttcatagcatcactcGGAAGAGCTGCAaactggaaatgacccaaatCTCCATCCACAGGAAAGCGATGCACAGGTCACACATGGACCACCCTCAGCGGCGAGGTTGACCAACACAGCCTCAGCCACCGAGTCCAGAGCCTGACGAGGAGCAGGGAAGAGGACCGTGGATGAGTCGAAGACAGAGAGCATGGGTGCTGGTCTCTGCCGCGTTCCGGCACAGAGTGCCTGAAAACCTGGGAATTGCCTGCTGAGAGCacaggagcatcttttgttctaatgaggctcCTGTGGGGGCTGGTCACCAAAAGACCAAGCCTGATGAGAAGCGTGGAGTTTTCAGCCCCGCCCCCATCCTCTTGAGAAAGGAGAGGGGCTGAAAATGGGGTTAGTAATCCATCATGGCGGTGTGAAGAAGTCTCCACAAAATCCCGAGCGCTGGAGATGGGTGGAGCCGCGTCCACGCCCCTTCCCACGAAGCCCTGCCCATCTCCCAACCTGGACCCTCACCTGCATCCTTCATCCTactctttctcttttataatgAACTGGTGAGCGTTAGTGAATTTCTCCCTGAGTTCTCTGAGTtcctctagcaaattaattgaatccAGGGGGCAGTGGGTCGTGGAAAGCTCACATTTGTAGCCAAGTTGGACAGAAGTGGTGGGTGACCTGGGGACCTGCTCCTTGCCATTGGCGTCTGAAGTTGGGGGCAGTCTGTGGGACTGAGCCCCTAAGCATCTCCAGATATTATCAGAATTGAGTTAACCTGTCGGACACGCAGCTGGTGTCACCGAATTGCCTGGcgtgggacccccccccccgccacacacacacttttggcGACCAGTAAAGGAGACTCACAGGAGAGACACAGGAGGGAAACCTGGGTTTTCCCAACACACAGAGGCAGCGAGGAGAGACCCCAGACCAGGCTTGCCCACCGTGGCAGCCGAGAACGCCACCCGACCTCGCTCTTCCGGGGTGACTCGGCCTCCTCCACTCGAAGCCTCGGCTGTCGTGGTCCCCACCTGCCCAGTCTCAATCCCCTGGACCCTCCTCAGAGGCCACCCTCCTCTCCACTCTAGGTCCTTCTTAAGATGTGTTGCTGTCAGAAATGATCCTGTTTACCTGTTAGCTTCGATGTTTGCTGTCCAACCCCCCTACTCCCTCCTGTGTCCCCAGCGGGAGGGGTGTGTGTCACAATGACCAGGCTGGGGATAGGCAGCACCAGCCTCGAGGGCAGGATGGCTCCGAGCAGGGCCTTGGGGGTccaactctgccacttgctagctgtgtggctATGGACAACtcactcaccctctctgtgcctcaccaAGCTCAACTGTGAAAGAGGGTCCTCCTGGCGTCCCTCTCAGGATGGACACATTTTGGAAAAGTGCTCAGGGGACTGGCAGGGTGGTGCCTGAAAGGGGCTGTTCTCAGAGGCCATGTCTCCTGCCCGGCTCCTCCTGGTGACCTGCAGGTGGCAGCACCAGACCCCTGTTCCCCGAGAGACAGACTGCGTTGCCACCCCCGCCTTGGGCCCCGCTTGCAGGAGCCTAGGTCGGGAGAGGTGCTGGCAGGAGTGACCCGCTCTCCCATGACCCCTCCCAGCCCTCTTCAGAGGCCCACTCCCATGTGGGTGCCTCCACTGTGAGCCCTCAAGGACCCCGCTTGTCTCCCAAGCCCCACCGGCAGCTTCACAGTGCTGCCAGGGGCGGGGCCAGAGCAGGGAGGCGCAAACCCTGACCCAGGTTGGCAGTGGCCACGTCCAAATGACCTCTAGGAACATTCCAGGACCAGTCACTTCCTGGCTCATCGCTCTGTGGCTCCCTCTGTTCCCCACAGGTGTCAGGGTAAAGCTCTGAGACCCAGAAGCACCTGGGCTGGTCTTGGGGGGCCGCCAGCAGGCGAGGTGGCAGGAGGAGCCGGGAGGGCTGAGTCTTCACAGTGGGCAGGAGCGCTTTGAGGGGAAAGGGCGGCCTTCGGCCAGGACGGGCAGCAGAGTAGCCTTCAGCTTGGGAAAGGGAGGTCCTGTGGGCCTGACTGCTGGTCAGCGTTCTCTGACTGGCGTCTGACCTGACCAGGAAGGCGTCCCTCACGTCGCTGGCAGCCCCTCAAATGCCATCTATTTGTGGCCTGTACCCTGCCGCCTGGCAGGAGACATGTGACTGCGGGGCTGTGGTATTTTGGGCAATGGGGGTGGGGCGTGCGTGGCGAGCCCTGCACCATGCCGCTCTGGGACAGGCAGCTTGGATGCCCAGCTCCGCTGCCCCGGCTGGCTGTGGGGTCCCAGGTACAGTACTGTCAGCCCCTCATTCCCACCCTAAGGGGTCCCAAGGCAGACAGCCCCCACAGGGACCTCCCCTAGGACCAGAGAGGAGGACAAGGTGCAGCGGGGTCAGGAAGCCACAGTGCCCTGGTCTCAAGGCGCCTCCATCTCCGGACTTGCCTGGCCAGAGTGACCTCCCACCGCCCTGGGTCCAGTGGCAGCTGACCAAGGGCCAAAGGGCAGCCCCCTGCAGGGGGCTGAGAGGTTAGGGGCTGTCAGCCAGGTAGGGTTGCCTTAGTTCACTGAGACGCAGCGGGGGGACCTTTGCCGGCCGGGCAGATCTGGTCCGGGGCACAGACACTGAGGATGGCCCCAGGGGGGCTGGTGGAAATCAGGAGGCTCATTTCTGTTCTGGGACCTCCTGCCCAggcaggggcagagccaggctctCCCTGATGACCCCTGAGTGGGCTCTGGCCAGCACTAGCTTGACCTTGGGAAGCTCAGAGGAAGCCCAGCAGTCTGTTCCAGCCAAGGCTGGTGGAAGGTCATCACCAAAGACGGGTCACCTGCTGGACACTGCGGCTCCTCCCCCCGTGGCCAGCTGCCACCTGAGGCATGTTGGGATAGCCTAGTGCTGACTATCGCCCAGGTAAACTGAGCCCTGCTGGGTGGTCCTTGAAATGGGCTTTGCTATATAGATTTGGCCTCGGTACCAACAACTCTGCAGGAAAGCTGGAGGCTGACCCAGCTGAACAGAAAGTGCATAACGTCGTGGAGGAAAACTCCTCCTGGGGAAGAAAGCTCAAACATGAGGAACCCTATTCTTCAGTGACCATCACTAACGTGAATGCAGGACTGTAGCAACATGTCACTGTAACGTTATCATCTGCGGTCAGTTTGGGAGCAGGGCAAGTGGCTTTCGGATGTTCTAGCTCCAGGAAGCCATCAGGTTTGAGATCAGCACAGCTTCCCTCTGGATTCTCtgtttgttctgctttctttcaGGACAGAGATGGAGTGCTGGCCCCTGAGCCAGGGAGGCATGGGATGCCCcagggggcaggtggggtgggggcagtgtgTGCCGGCCAGGGCCCCGGGCCTGGGCCCGTGAAGAGCCTGGTCTGTGGTTCACGTGCCTCTGCTGACCCAGAATGGAGAACTTCCAGTACAGCGTCCAGCTGAGTGACCAGGACTGGGCTGAGTTTTCAGCCGCTGCCGAAGAGTGTGGCCTCCTGCAGGCCGGCCTGGCCTCTGGGGATGAGCTCTTGTCCAGTGACACTGACCAAAGGGACAGCAGTGGCAGCAGCCCCCCAGGGCCCCCGCCCCTTCCTGAGGGGCAGCTGGCTCCCAGGGGGAATGACTGGCCCAGCTCTGAGGAGGAGGACGAGGCAGCCACCCGGCAGCTGGTCAGCAGGTCTTGGCGTGAGTCCGTGCTGGCCCCAGAGGCCGGTCAGCAGATGCCCAGCACGTCCGTGCGGTCAGGAGCTCGGCCGTCCCTCAGCCCTGGTGCTGCCCCTCTGGCCCAGGGCTCATCCCTCCTGGGGCCAGTGTCTTCCAGAGGCGAGAGGCAGAGGCTTCTGCAGGGCCCAGCCCCCCGGGGCCTTGCCGCTACTGCCCCTGGCGAGCCCGCTCGGAGCCCCGATTCCCCCGGCGGCAGCGCTGCCCCCCAGAGGCCCCCTGGCAGCCCTGGAGCCCTGCTGCGCAGCCCCAGCCGAAAGAAGAGGCGGGCTGCGGGCACCACGGTGGGTGGGCACTTGGgtgacccaggccctgcccccacccagctgGGCTCGTTACTGCTCGCTGAGGCCGGGGCCGAGGACGGCCTTGGCCTGGCTGGGTCCGGGGGGAAGGGCCTCCGGGTGGGgaccacagggcagacagcaggagcTGGGCAGGTCAAGCTGGGGCCAGAGTCTCCAGAAGCCCCTGAGCAGGCGGCCAGGCAAGGGCCAGGTGTGGATCTGTCTACATCTGTCCCTACCACTGAGCAGGGTACAGACCTAATCGGAATGACCCTCAGAACTGAGCCACGCACTGTGTCCACGCTTGACCTGGAGGCTTCTCTAGATGTCACAATGGCTAAGTCAGACGTGGCTTTGTCCGCACCCACCTCCGAGCCTCAACCCGATGAGCCTCTGTCTACACCTGCCTCCAAGCCTAGACTGGATGTGGGCCTGCTTATGCCAGGCCCAGGGGTCCAGCTGGACGTGGAGTCACCTATGCCTGTCTCAAAGGCTATTCCACGTACAGCTCTGCCTCACCTGGCTTCTGAGGCTGGGTCTGATGTGGGTGTGTCTACACCTGCTCCCATCCCCGAGGCTGGGCCTGACATGGTGGAGCTGGAGGTTGCCCCAGTGGCCAAGCTGGGTTTGAGCCCTATTCGGTCTCCAGAGGGGGGCCGACAGAAGCCTAGAGGGGAGCCCTCAGCAGGTGCGCCTGGACGCCACACTGGGGAGCCCCCGCTAGGCCCTATCCAAGCCCCCAAGAAGAAGAAAGTGCGGTTCTCCATGGCTGTGCCCAGCTCCGAGGAGCCAGGGTCAGGAGAGGCCTCGGGCCCAGCCTTCCCAGCCACAGCCCCCAGGACAGCAGCTGGGGGCCACagggcgtctggagcctgggaCGCTGTGGCAGTTGGGCCCCAGACACCCCAGCCTCGGATCCTGAAGCACCTGCCTTCCCCCGCCCCCTCTGCCTCAGCGGGGCCTGagcccagctgctgctgctttgaGGTGACCCTCCCCGAAGCCTATGAGTTCTTCTTTTGTGACACCATCGAGGAGGACCATGAAGATGTcgaggaggaagcagaggctagCCAGGCTCTGGCCGAAGTCCAGTGGCCGGGTGTGTGCGAGTTCTTCTTCCAGGATGGCCAAACCCAGAGGTCGAGGCACCGGGAAGGccgctcccaggccccacccctccaggctgAGCCTGTGCCGGCCCCTCCACCAGGAGACCCCATACCCATCTCCATCGCCGAGGCCTATGAACACTTCCTCGGGGAGGACATGTCAGGGGGCATGCTGGGGCCGGCTGCCCTTCTCCAGATGCAGGCCATGGAGCCCCCCAGGTCAGTCCCCTGGGAAGTGGGGACCGGCACCCCACCAGGGCCTAGCCTAGCCTCAGCGGAGCAGCTTACCCCGGCCATCAGGCCAGCAGGTGTGTGTTGCGGGGACCTCACGGCCTGTCCAGGACCTGGGTACACAAAGTCCAGGGAGTTGGGCCAAGAGGGCCATTGGGGAGGGGAAGCCAGGACCCTGGGTTGTGAGCTGGTGGGGGCCCTCAGGGATGAACTGGGCAGGAAGGACCAGCTCCTGGCCATCCCAGGACCCGGTCCAGGTGGGGCAGCCCCGGTCGAGCAGGGCTTTGGCTCCACACTGACCGTCGCCCTGTGTTCAGGCCCAGGTAACAGCAGTGCCTGCCCCCAGCCTGTAGCAGGCAGGCGTTGGGGCAGCTCCAGCTCAGGCCGTGCTGCTGCCAGAGCAGGCTCGCATTCCCCTGGAAGATATTTTACAAACCAGGAAACGGTGCCCCAGACGTACTCGCCCAAGTCAGCCTGACTCAGCTATGCCACATGCTACCGTGGGTCGTGGGCCAAAGGTATCACGAGGAGGATGTGACTCAGGACAGACATGTCTCAGGACAGACATGGCCAGGAGAGACGTGTCCCAGGGCAGGTGCGTCTGAGTGGGACAACAGCAGGAGCTCAGGACATGCTTCTCTTTCCTAGAGGAACCCCGGGGTCCCCTCACCTCGTTTACCTTCAGCCAGAATGACATGTGCCTGGTGTTTGTAGCCTTCGCTACCTGGGCTGTGAGAACATCAGACCTGCAAGCCCCAGACGCCTGGAAAACAGGTTTGTgggcccggggggcggggggctggtgTCTAGAAGTCAAACGGAGGAGCAGTGGTGGTGTCCCAGCTGCTGGGCCAGCAGGGATGAGGGGCACATGGGGAGGCGCAGGTGTCTCCCCTGACGGATCTCCTGCGTTGCTGACCCACTCTCGCCCCGCCGGCCTCCTCCCATACTTTGAGAACCCCGCCgtggggatggagggtggggacCAGGCCGGAACGGAGCCGGCGCTCAGGAGCTCTCGCGCTTCTCTTGCAGTTCTGCTGGCCCACATCGGTACCATCTCCGCTATCCGGTACTTCCGCCGGCAGGTGGGGCAGGGGCGCCGCAGCCCCAGCTCCTAGGACCCAGGCTCCGCCCAGGAAGACGCAGGACGAGGAAGTGTCCACAGGTGCTCAGGAGGAGGGGCTGCCCTCAGGCTTTGCCCTTTGACCCTTGTGTTCTGCGGCGTCCAGGAAGGAGCCTGCGTCCTTGGTCCTGGCTCCCTTGGACTCCACACGAGGGTCCAGCCAGTGGCCGAGGCTGTGCTCCACACTTGGGAGTGGGGAGATTCTGGAAGGCTGGGAGGGTAGGCCAAGCAGGGAGCTGGTTAGTGAGGTGCCAGATTAGCAATAAAAAACACAAGGTGTCCAGCGAAACTGGAATCTCAGACACGCAGTATGAGACCCACTTACGCTAAGGAATTATTTGTGGTTTATCTGAAACCAGAGTTAACTGGAGTCCTAATCCTATGTGGTTATCCTGTTGGAGGGAGGGCTATGATGGGGCTTCAGAGCAGCAGCGAGGCCCCAGCTGGAGATCTGGGCAGAGGGCCTTGAGGCTGGGAGGCGGCGTCCCAGGGACCCTCTGCCCTGTTTTATAAGTGGGCTGGGCCGTTGGAGGCCTCTGAGGCCTCTCTAACCCCTGAACCCCAGGGGTCTGTGGTCAAGACCTCCTTGGCTTGACCTCCCGAGATGGGGAGCAGGTACCCAGCGGGGCCCTGCGGGCTGGGGGTCTGAGGGCAGAGCCTGGAGCCCCTCCTCTGGGGAGCCCTGGAGGAGGTGCAGAGTCAGAAGGCAAGGGGCTCAGGTTGAGGGACGGGACACCTGGGTTCGCCCAGGGCTGACAGGAGCCGGAGGTGCGACAGGAAGGTGGGCGGGGTGCGGACAGTAGTGGAGCAAGGGGGCTGCCAGACCAGGTGCTGGGTGGGCGTCCAGCTCCGAGGCAGCACATACAGGGTCCCCGGGACGCAGGAGACTCCTGGCTGTTCAGGACAGAATGCGTGGACACACAGCGTCAAtaaaatctctttctttcttgtttagtCTCTTGCCGGTTTCCCCCGACCATCTCTCTCCCATGCGCCCAGGCCACCTTCTTGCCTCTGCTTGTGATGTCTCAGACCCTTGTGCCCTCTGGCCTCACGTACTCTGACTCTCGCTAACCTGACTTTCTCAGCCCTCTGACCTTTACACCTGTGccagcctccctctcccaggTGAAACCCCTACCCCGAGTCCCCTCCCTCATTCCTTCCCTGAGAGGCAGGCCGAGGTTGGGCCCCTCTGGGCGTCCAGTCACCTTGGCCAAGGTGTCTTGAGGATGAGGCCCTCCGGACCCCTCAAGAGCCCAGGGTAACTCAGGGTTCTGGAGGCCCCCTCCACCTGCTGGGGTCAGACCCTGACTCCATACTGGGTGCCTGTGGCCCCACTAAAAAGCCCCAGGTCCTGCTTCAGCCCCTCCTGCAGGCTCGACGCAGGCAGGTGGTCCCGAGAAGCGGCCTCCTGGTGGCCATCAGATCCACTGGACGAGCCCGCCTTCAGCCTGAGGTGCTCCTCGAGGCCACCGCTGGTGGGAAGGTGACAGAGCTTTGTCCCAGACATTGTCGTAGCTTCTTGGGGGGCAGCCGtctggtggggagggcagaggtgcATGTGCTTTCAGGAAGCAACACCCAGAGCTTTCCCAGGAAGAGGCAGGGCCCTCACTCACCTGGGGGAGGTGGCGGGGGCTCGGGCGCAACTTCCCTCGCAGGAGAGACCTGGGGACCCCGACGACAAGTCTGAGGGATGGGCCCTCGGACGGGCTTGGCGGCCAGCTCAGGGACCTGCcggaccccacccccacctttcctcttgcccccacccccttcctgccGCTGCCCCGTCCTTGGTCTCCGcccatcctcccttccccccgTGTCCATCTCTCCTGCTCCTTCAGGGTCCCAGGAGGCCCCACGCGGTCTCCTCTCCCCCCACTGCAGCACCCCTCGCCCGGGGTGGGGGCTGCTACTCACAAGCTGAGGGGAGCCTGGGGGCCGGGACCCCCGGCCCTTGATGGAGCCGCGATGCCGCTGAGAGGCTCGGGCCTGCGGGACTCCCTTCTCGGAGAGCAAGTGGGGGCCGGAGAGTCCAGAGCTGGGCTCAGAGACAGGCACGGACACGGGGACCAAGGGGAATGGCCTCGAGGGCTCAGGTCCGAGCGAGCTCTGCGTCGCACTGAGGAACTGTCGGGAGAGCGTTGGTGACcgaggccctgggctgggaccTCCGTGCAGCTGAGGGGCCCCCGCCCCAGAAAGCCCCTTAGCCTCCCGCGGCAGCCTGAGCAGATCGCAGGCTTCAGGCACCCTCTCAACCTCAGGCTGTGGCCACGTCCAGCTCTTTCTGTCACCCAGCAGGGGACTGACCTTGTCCAGGTCCTGGACGTCTGTGACCCTGCGGTGGGAAGTGGCAGGTGGTGTGTAGGGGTCAGCGTAGAGCGGGGAGTGCGGTGTCTCCAGAGAATGGTCTGCGGCCTCCGGGCCATCCTCCAGCCTCAACTACAGGCAAGAGACAGAACAGACAGAATCGACGGAGCTGGAAGCGGCCAAGCCCTCCCTTCTCTGGGCAAGAGGCCTCTGGGTGGCTCCAGGACCGAGGAGGCCGGAGAGatggagggcgggagggagagccATGCCTGGAGCCGGGGTCAGTGTGCTGGGCCCACCTTGGTCAGGTCCAGGTGCAGTGGGGTGGCTGGGCCGGGCCCCTCGCCCTGGGCTTTGCTCCTGGGTGATCGGTTGCTGCCGGCCCGTCTCAGCTTTGCCTTGTGCCCACCGACGCTGGGGCAGCCAGGGCTGCCTTGCTCCTGTGGGGACCAAGGACCTTCCAGAAGGTTCCCCGGGGCCCTCTCCCACATACCCCTCTGAGGCTACACAGAGCCCCTCTGGTCTGAGTCCCCTCCCCTGAGGAACTAGGGCCCCACTTGCAGTGGGGTCCCCAACACAGACTCGCCTCAGTGTCCCCCGCCCCCTTCCTCTGCCCGTTCCCCCCCAGATACTCACTGGTGCGGGCCGGGCAGGGCAGCCTCTGGTGGACTCAGGCGTGGAGTGGCTGGTGCGGTTGGAGCCGGGTGCTGGGCACCCCGAGTCCCAGCTGGTCCGTCCGTCAGAGGAGAGTGAGCCTCGGCCACCGCCCACAGCCTGGGCAGCCGGAGGTGGGTAAGGGTGAGCCGGATGGcagggcccctccccccaccgccccgtgCCCAGGCCCACCCTCCTGTTTCACTGCTGCCCGGCGGCACCTCCCCTGCTGACTCCTCACCTGCGGGGGCGCCTGCAGCCCCGGGAAGCTCTCGGGGCCGGGCGGTGGGGAGGCCCCGTCCCCGCGGCAGACCGTCTGCAGGCAGAGCAGCCAGTGGCCATAGTCCTCGTAGCTGGCGCACACCACACGGATGGTGTTGATGAGACGGCCTGGCACACAGATGCCGTGAGGGGGCCTGGCAGGCAGGGTGCCCCCTGCAGAGCCCCGGTGCAGAGCTGCGTGCCCGCTAGGCTCAAGCCCTGTCTCCCAGGCCTGGACTCTGCCCACCTTCGATCAGGAAAGAGCGGatctgtttctccctctcctccaggtTGATGTGGATGGCGCTGAGCGGGAGCTCCCCCTGCGGGAAACCCGGGGGCCGAGGCCTTAGTCAGGGGAAGCAACCCTTGCACCCACTGCTCCGTCTTGTCCTCCCAGCTGGGTGGGCGCTCGGACGCCGGGCAGTAGAGGGCAAGGCAGGTCCAAGGCCGACCCCCGTGGGAGGCCAGGCACTCCCCGCCTGTCCTTGGGGGTGCCTTCGCCCCCGTCTCCAGGTGGGGCCTTTGCCAGCCAATGGCCGACACGACTGGTCGGGGACTGGTCCCCTGGGCCACCCGCtaagatgggggtgggtgggaaggggtCACGAGGAAGCCCCCTGTGTGTTTCTCAGTGACTGAAAGCCATGATCACCCCCAGAGTAGAATGTACCCCGATGCACGTGACACTCGCTCTGGCCCCAAAGGACCTTCACACCCACGCCCGGGcccacacgtgcacacgcacacgcacaagCCTCAGGCACCCAGAAGATGCCCGCTCAGAGGTATAGGCCCCTTTTAGGGGCACTAGGGGCCCCCATGCCACCCACCCCAGGTGATGGGTCTCCTGGTGCCTGAGGACCCTCTAGGATGACACGGGATGCTGAGGCAGGGCACCCACCTTCCTTGCCCACGTCAGGCTAAGACCAGACTGACCAGGGCAgcgggctgggtgggtggggccgGTGCTATCTGTCCCAACAGGCCCCGAAATACAGGTTCCTCCTGAgctgctgccccctcccacccccacgcAGAGGGCGCGTCCCTGGGGCGGGCCCACAGTGGGGCGGGGCCCACCTTAAAGCAAAGCCCGTCTGCTTCCTCGGAGAAGATGGCCAGGGAGGCCGGGTACAGGACCAGGAGCCCGTCCCGCTGCTCCTGTGGGGGGGGTCACCGGGCGGGGCAGGGTCTCCAGCAGCACACGCCCAGGGCCCCCACCTGCTGcctgcacccctcccccgcctccgCCCGCCTCTGCGCCCCTCCACCCACCTGCGAGGGCAGATGCTGCAGCTTGACCCGTGAGGCACAGATGGCGGTGCCCGCCACCTGGAGCCCTGATGCCGTCCGCAGCGGCGTCAGCCTGCGCTGCAGAGTCCAAGGGAGCTGGTTCTCAGGGGGGCCCTGGTAGAAGGGGGTcaggggcaggaagaggagagTGGGGATGGGAAGGGGCGTGGGGTTCCCAGCACTGACCTGCGGGGGTGCTGGGGGGCAGCGCGGCACCCCGCCCACGAGGGCTATCTGCTTCTCCAGGTGGTAGAGCCAGCGGTCCAGCTCGGCCTGGCTGGGGCACAGCACAAGAAGGGGGGCGGGCAGCGGGCCTGCGGAGGGGGCAGAGTAGGCTAGGCCAGCGGCCACCGGAGAGGCTCCTCAAGGGTTGGGGGGAGCCACTGATGACCACACGCACAGCTCTGGAGGCCCCCGACCCGCTGCCCTCCGCCCCCGCCCGGCATACGCACGTGTGCCCATCAGAGGAAAAGCCAGGGCCCCTCAACATGCTCCGAGCCCCGCCAAGGTCCTGGGGCCCGGTCAACGGCCAGGTTCACCGAGCAGCCTCAGTGCTCTCGCCTTCCTGAGGCCCAGGTCAGCACAGGCAGCGCCCCCTTGCCCCTGCGCACCTTTGATCTGGAAGGCGTGCTCTCTGGATCCCTCGAGCCGGGAGACGCTCAGCTCCACCAGTGGTAACAGCCCCTACCAGAGCACAGCGGGAGGAACGGGCTGGGGGACCCCCGAGCAGGGCTGGGCCAGTGCCTCCCAAGGGGCTGCCCTCTCACTCCCCCCCAGCTCCGCCCTCTGCCATTTCCCCGCACCTGGAAAGTGAGTCCTTCGGAACCATGGGCCTGGAAGTagaggtgggaggggaagagTTCCAGAAAGCAGTCGCTGAtgtcctgggggagggtggggccaGGGTCTGAGGGCTGCGGGCAGGCCCCAGCGCGGCCCTCAAGCATGCCCCTCCCGGCCCGGCCCCCACCTGGCTGTGCTGGAAACGCAGCTGGACCTTGGTGTAGTGCACAACCGCGCCCAGGCTCCTCACGGGCGCCCTCCACTGCCCTGCCTTGAACACACGCAGGAAAGGCTGCTCCAGGTCTTCTGGCTGGCTCTCCAGGCTCGGGATGTTCTGGAGTGGGGGCAGAGCTcaggggagggggcctggccAGCGGCCAGCAGCCCTGGCCCGCAGTCTCACAATACACGGGTTAAGAAGGCACACGCAGCATCACACGTGTGTACAGAACCCTGTACACACTCACAGCCTCTTCACACGAAAACAatgcagaacacacacacacacacacacacacacacacacagcctccatGCTGGTCACAGAACTCTGTGGTCTAGTTTTGGAGTCATCGAGGTTTCAATTCAACGGAAGTACAACCCTTAGCTTCGCTATTTCCTTACTGTGTTCCCGTACTTTGGTTACTCAACCTCCCAAGACTTGTTGGTCAGAAGGGTTTTCGGGTGTCCAGGTGAGACAATGCTCGAGTCCCTCCCACACCTCAGGGTTGGCTACTGACATTTTAACACTTGGTTCTACCAAGGAAGTGGGGGGCTGATTTGTAGCCTTTGCCAATTTCCCTGGTGTAAGTAGTCCCGTCACAGTCCATTTCAAGCCACCAGCACGCTGCCACACGCCCCCAATC
It includes:
- the PLEKHN1 gene encoding pleckstrin homology domain-containing family N member 1 isoform X8, which produces MGNSHCVPQAPRRLRASFSRKPSLKGNREDGARKLVGLFGTETRPDGDATADNIFHYIPGTNIPSLESQPEDLEQPFLRVFKAGQWRAPVRSLGAVVHYTKVQLRFQHSQDISDCFLELFPSHLYFQAHGSEGLTFQGLLPLVELSVSRLEGSREHAFQIKGPLPAPLLVLCPSQAELDRWLYHLEKQIALVGGVPRCPPAPPQVSAGNPTPLPIPTLLFLPLTPFYQGPPENQLPWTLQRRLTPLRTASGLQVAGTAICASRVKLQHLPSQEQRDGLLVLYPASLAIFSEEADGLCFKGELPLSAIHINLEEREKQIRSFLIEGRLINTIRVVCASYEDYGHWLLCLQTVCRGDGASPPPGPESFPGLQAPPQAVGGGRGSLSSDGRTSWDSGCPAPGSNRTSHSTPESTRGCPARPAPEQGSPGCPSVGGHKAKLRRAGSNRSPRSKAQGEGPGPATPLHLDLTKLRLEDGPEAADHSLETPHSPLYADPYTPPATSHRRVTDVQDLDKTAAPQEATTMSGTKLCHLPTSGGLEEHLRLKAGSSSGSDGHQEAASRDHLPASSLQEGLKQDLGLFSGATGTQYGVRV
- the PLEKHN1 gene encoding pleckstrin homology domain-containing family N member 1 isoform X5, with the translated sequence MGNSHCVPQAPRRLRASFSRKPSLKGNREDGARKLVGLFGTETRPDGDATADNIFHYIPGTNIPSLESQPEDLEQPFLRVFKAGQWRAPVRSLGAVVHYTKVQLRFQHSQDISDCFLELFPSHLYFQAHGSEGLTFQGLLPLVELSVSRLEGSREHAFQIKGPLPAPLLVLCPSQAELDRWLYHLEKQIALVGGVPRCPPAPPQVSAGNPTPLPIPTLLFLPLTPFYQGPPENQLPWTLQRRLTPLRTASGLQVAGTAICASRVKLQHLPSQGELPLSAIHINLEEREKQIRSFLIEGRLINTIRVVCASYEDYGHWLLCLQTVCRGDGASPPPGPESFPGLQAPPQAVGGGRGSLSSDGRTSWDSGCPAPGSNRTSHSTPESTRGCPARPAPEQGSPGCPSVGGHKAKLRRAGSNRSPRSKAQGEGPGPATPLHLDLTKLRLEDGPEAADHSLETPHSPLYADPYTPPATSHRRVTDVQDLDKFLSATQSSLGPEPSRPFPLVPVSVPVSEPSSGLSGPHLLSEKGVPQARASQRHRGSIKGRGSRPPGSPQLTAAPQEATTMSGTKLCHLPTSGGLEEHLRLKAGSSSGSDGHQEAASRDHLPASSLQEGLKQDLGLFSGATGTQYGVRV
- the PLEKHN1 gene encoding pleckstrin homology domain-containing family N member 1 isoform X2, with product MGNSHCVPQAPRRLRASFSRKPSLKGNREDGARKLVGLFGTETRPDGDATADNIFHYIPGTNIPSLESQPEDLEQPFLRVFKAGQWRAPVRSLGAVVHYTKVQLRFQHSQAHGSEGLTFQGLLPLVELSVSRLEGSREHAFQIKGPLPAPLLVLCPSQAELDRWLYHLEKQIALVGGVPRCPPAPPQVSAGNPTPLPIPTLLFLPLTPFYQGPPENQLPWTLQRRLTPLRTASGLQVAGTAICASRVKLQHLPSQEQRDGLLVLYPASLAIFSEEADGLCFKGELPLSAIHINLEEREKQIRSFLIEGRLINTIRVVCASYEDYGHWLLCLQTVCRGDGASPPPGPESFPGLQAPPQAVGGGRGSLSSDGRTSWDSGCPAPGSNRTSHSTPESTRGCPARPAPEQGSPGCPSVGGHKAKLRRAGSNRSPRSKAQGEGPGPATPLHLDLTKLRLEDGPEAADHSLETPHSPLYADPYTPPATSHRRVTDVQDLDKFLSATQSSLGPEPSRPFPLVPVSVPVSEPSSGLSGPHLLSEKGVPQARASQRHRGSIKGRGSRPPGSPQLTAAPQEATTMSGTKLCHLPTSGGLEEHLRLKAGSSSGSDGHQEAASRDHLPASSLQEGLKQDLGLFSGATGTQYGVRV